A genomic stretch from candidate division KSB1 bacterium includes:
- a CDS encoding alcohol dehydrogenase catalytic domain-containing protein codes for MKALTFHGKETIKYESVPDPEIEQATDVIVKVHLAGICGSDLHPYHEREKGLDRGTA; via the coding sequence ATGAAAGCATTAACCTTCCACGGAAAAGAAACCATAAAATACGAATCAGTTCCGGATCCTGAAATTGAGCAAGCCACAGATGTGATCGTTAAAGTTCATCTGGCCGGAATTTGCGGCTCGGATCTCCATCCATATCATGAACGCGAGAAAGGTTTAGACCGCGGTACCGCAA